A window from Borrelia sp. P9F1 encodes these proteins:
- the rsfS gene encoding ribosome silencing factor, protein MEGMLDIDDVKKLCKIISDFDGIDVLGIDVSSVCNWADFFTIVSCSSFKHMEALYSERLVNFFNAGSFNYCVQGKGFIYDWTIVSCENLIIHLMSDKARAYYELEKLWSHGEFIYS, encoded by the coding sequence ATGGAAGGTATGTTAGACATAGATGATGTGAAGAAGCTATGCAAAATAATATCTGATTTTGATGGAATTGATGTTTTAGGTATTGATGTTAGTTCTGTTTGTAATTGGGCAGATTTCTTTACTATTGTATCATGTTCATCGTTTAAACATATGGAGGCTTTGTACTCTGAGAGATTGGTAAATTTTTTTAATGCAGGATCTTTTAATTATTGTGTTCAAGGTAAGGGTTTTATTTATGATTGGACAATTGTTTCATGCGAAAATTTAATCATACATTTGATGAGTGATAAGGCCAGAGCGTACTATGAGCTTGAAAAGCTATGGAGTCATGGTGAGTTTATATACTCTTAG
- the pth gene encoding aminoacyl-tRNA hydrolase: protein MSLLIVGLGNSGSDFFHTRHNVGFTLVDKLILKHGLSLSRADGYEYSGFSYEGRRVVLVKPLTYMNLSGGIFPSVFSEFSVKVSDLLVVVDNVDLRLGRCRLRKSGGASTHNGLRSISERLGNTKYSRLYIGIGNGDEGNLGDFVLSKFSASEMECVENVFTFLSEEILDIDEFNFEDKVEKINSSSF, encoded by the coding sequence ATGAGTTTGTTAATAGTTGGGCTGGGGAATTCTGGGTCTGATTTTTTTCACACTAGACACAATGTTGGTTTTACCCTCGTAGATAAATTGATTTTAAAGCACGGGCTCTCTTTAAGTAGGGCCGATGGTTATGAGTATTCTGGTTTTAGTTACGAAGGCAGAAGGGTTGTCTTGGTTAAGCCTTTGACTTACATGAATCTTAGTGGTGGCATCTTTCCTTCTGTTTTTTCTGAGTTTAGTGTTAAGGTGTCCGATTTGTTGGTTGTAGTCGATAATGTTGATTTGCGTTTGGGAAGGTGTAGACTTAGAAAGTCAGGAGGAGCTTCCACACACAATGGCCTGAGGTCTATTTCTGAGAGGCTTGGGAATACTAAATATAGCAGGTTATATATTGGTATTGGTAATGGTGATGAAGGAAACCTTGGGGATTTTGTTCTTTCAAAATTTAGTGCTAGTGAGATGGAATGTGTTGAGAATGTTTTTACTTTTTTAAGCGAAGAGATATTGGATATTGATGAATTTAATTTTGAAGATAAAGTTGAAAAGATTAATTCTAGTAGTTTTTGA
- a CDS encoding 50S ribosomal protein L25/general stress protein Ctc translates to MDSRVLSCERRLDFGSSCARRMRLKHEIPAVVYGRGSDVLHIRVGSNEFNKKFGKFTDNTVLVLRDGNVDRCVFIKDVDEDFTRNLIYHIDFYEVDREQDIERDVEIRFVGASIGVKEGGVLSVLRSRIRVRSLPLELPEFIEVDLSPVKRGDQITCGDIVLPCDVKLSEEDGGSVVLFVK, encoded by the coding sequence GTGGATAGTAGGGTTTTAAGTTGTGAGCGCAGGTTAGATTTTGGTTCTTCTTGTGCTCGTAGGATGAGGCTGAAGCATGAGATACCGGCTGTTGTTTATGGGAGAGGGAGTGACGTTCTCCACATAAGGGTTGGGAGTAATGAATTTAATAAAAAATTTGGGAAGTTTACAGACAATACTGTTTTGGTTTTAAGAGATGGGAATGTTGATAGGTGTGTTTTTATTAAGGATGTTGATGAAGATTTTACTAGGAATCTTATCTATCATATTGATTTTTATGAAGTTGATCGAGAACAAGATATTGAAAGAGATGTTGAGATTAGATTTGTCGGGGCTTCTATTGGCGTTAAGGAAGGTGGGGTTTTGAGTGTGCTTAGGAGTCGGATTAGGGTTAGATCTTTGCCTTTGGAATTGCCTGAGTTTATTGAGGTAGATTTGTCTCCTGTTAAAAGAGGAGACCAGATAACTTGCGGGGACATTGTGCTTCCTTGTGATGTTAAGCTTTCAGAAGAGGATGGTGGTTCGGTTGTTTTATTTGTGAAATAG
- the nadD gene encoding nicotinate (nicotinamide) nucleotide adenylyltransferase, whose amino-acid sequence MKIAVLGGTYNPVHVGHMFLAKEIEYYLGVDKVVFVPTHNPVHKIVEGNVSVKDRVAMLKLAIRSESNMCVDECDIVNGGITYTIDTVACIKKKYVHSEVYLVIGDDLFENFALWKNAEEIAESVNLVVVHRIYKEKIVSYFKHTYVDNKMFPISSSEIRSRIENCLPVDYLLPSGVLRYIKDNNLYVQGN is encoded by the coding sequence ATGAAAATAGCGGTGCTGGGTGGTACTTATAATCCTGTGCATGTTGGGCATATGTTTTTGGCAAAGGAAATAGAGTATTATTTGGGAGTTGATAAAGTAGTGTTTGTTCCCACACATAATCCTGTCCATAAAATTGTTGAAGGGAATGTTAGTGTTAAGGACAGAGTTGCGATGCTCAAGTTGGCAATACGGAGCGAGAGCAATATGTGCGTAGACGAGTGTGACATAGTCAATGGAGGGATCACGTACACTATTGACACCGTTGCTTGTATTAAAAAGAAATATGTGCACTCTGAAGTTTATTTGGTTATTGGCGATGATCTTTTCGAAAATTTTGCCTTGTGGAAAAATGCAGAAGAAATAGCAGAGTCCGTTAATCTTGTGGTAGTGCACAGGATATATAAAGAAAAAATCGTGAGCTATTTTAAACATACCTACGTTGATAATAAAATGTTTCCTATTTCTTCATCAGAGATTAGAAGCAGAATTGAGAATTGTTTGCCGGTTGATTATTTGCTTCCTTCTGGTGTTTTAAGATATATTAAAGATAATAATTTGTATGTCCAAGGTAATTAA
- a CDS encoding LCP family protein, with amino-acid sequence MKKELFFLILIVLVVLGVVVFFVDSSKREQVYFELNTKSNISFFILIEDDIGNLLSMQEIFINIKTGNIGFLDIPIYTGYEDLKGNVSWFENLYERNRFDEFLFKVFRQLNHEPDYYILFKKDSFVKFIDYLGGVRLLVQRPVKVYKMTNSILIPSGNSVFDGDKAYDYLSYFKNINHFDERFEFFKEFFKKIVAQFEELDETHEDFSRMYSMLDTNLSETVFRYIFTNYKINSEKFIFVNIKGQEEIFKGNDNSTIKVVFPYYGGAVLKESIEKLNKDLISENRDEEEIKVIILNGTKISGLARKATNIFQSLGFNVIKFANADRDNYSNTLVINNSDNLEIAMRVGDVVRARKVKPISEFHTDILGFDGLAASPDVIIILGDDFDGRYVRHR; translated from the coding sequence TTGAAAAAAGAGTTATTTTTCCTAATTTTAATCGTTTTGGTGGTTCTCGGTGTTGTGGTTTTTTTTGTTGATAGTTCTAAAAGAGAACAGGTGTATTTTGAGTTAAATACTAAGAGTAATATTAGTTTTTTCATTCTGATAGAAGACGATATTGGTAATCTTTTGAGTATGCAAGAGATTTTTATTAATATAAAAACCGGGAATATTGGATTTTTAGATATTCCTATTTACACAGGTTATGAAGATTTAAAGGGAAATGTATCTTGGTTTGAGAATTTATATGAGAGAAACAGGTTTGATGAATTTTTGTTTAAGGTGTTTAGACAGCTAAATCATGAACCTGATTACTATATTCTTTTTAAAAAGGATTCTTTTGTAAAATTTATTGATTATCTTGGTGGGGTGCGTCTTCTTGTTCAAAGGCCTGTCAAAGTATACAAAATGACAAATTCTATTCTAATACCTTCTGGTAATTCTGTTTTTGATGGGGATAAAGCTTACGATTACTTAAGCTATTTCAAAAATATTAATCACTTTGATGAAAGATTTGAGTTTTTTAAGGAGTTTTTCAAAAAGATTGTAGCACAATTTGAAGAGTTGGATGAGACCCATGAAGATTTTTCTAGAATGTATTCTATGTTAGATACTAATCTTTCTGAGACTGTGTTTAGGTATATTTTTACCAATTACAAAATAAATAGCGAAAAATTTATTTTTGTTAACATTAAGGGGCAGGAGGAAATATTTAAGGGTAACGATAATAGTACAATAAAAGTTGTTTTCCCTTATTATGGAGGGGCGGTTCTTAAAGAATCAATAGAGAAATTAAATAAGGATTTAATAAGTGAAAATAGAGATGAAGAAGAAATAAAAGTTATTATTTTAAATGGTACTAAAATCTCTGGGCTTGCAAGAAAGGCTACTAATATTTTTCAGTCTTTAGGATTTAATGTTATAAAGTTTGCAAACGCAGATAGGGATAATTATTCCAATACTTTAGTGATAAATAATTCAGATAATTTGGAGATAGCTATGAGGGTCGGGGATGTAGTTAGAGCAAGAAAGGTTAAACCGATTTCTGAATTTCATACAGATATATTGGGATTTGATGGGTTGGCCGCAAGTCCTGATGTAATAATCATTTTGGGAGATGATTTTGATGGAAGGTATGTTAGACATAGATGA
- the spoVG gene encoding septation regulator SpoVG, producing MNITDIRIRRVDNKNPSSKLLAYVTVTFDDCLVLHNIRVIKGQKGVFIVMPNRRTKVGEYKDIVHPINQNFREILQTSIFKEYVKENPSNLELELS from the coding sequence GTGAATATCACAGATATAAGAATTAGGAGAGTTGATAATAAAAATCCCAGTTCTAAGTTATTGGCGTATGTTACAGTTACTTTTGATGATTGTTTAGTTCTTCATAATATTAGAGTTATTAAGGGACAGAAAGGTGTTTTTATTGTCATGCCTAATAGAAGAACTAAGGTGGGGGAATACAAGGATATTGTACACCCTATTAATCAAAATTTTAGAGAGATATTGCAAACTTCTATTTTTAAAGAATACGTGAAGGAAAATCCTTCAAATCTTGAGCTTGAATTGAGTTGA